A genomic segment from Deinococcus sp. YIM 77859 encodes:
- a CDS encoding GNAT family N-acetyltransferase, whose amino-acid sequence MLTRPLTATPFDPVSASPDARLAVGRLLAACHAFAFPDDPPVLPEREAISLTHVTPNEAVQHVVVWAGEEALGWASLTYGLQENLHAAHARLLVHPEHRRRGLGRELSRALERIARAEGRRVVTFGTTSRVPAGEAFARTLGAQPALPMRQSELRLQEVPETLLDAWTARPADDPYRLHVWQRVPEEFLARTADMMMVMNTAPRGDLDVEDWTVTPEMIRAWEDMIAEAGEVRFLMAAEDTRSGELAGYTEVFWSPERAALVYQGATAVRPSARGQGLGKWLKAAMLRHIRAHCPGARFVRTNNAKTNAAMLGINVALGFTPWASFTEWQVRLD is encoded by the coding sequence ATGTTGACGCGACCCCTGACCGCTACGCCCTTCGACCCAGTGTCCGCGTCGCCTGACGCGCGGCTTGCGGTTGGCCGCCTGCTCGCCGCCTGCCACGCCTTTGCCTTCCCGGATGATCCGCCCGTGCTGCCCGAGCGGGAGGCCATAAGCCTGACCCACGTCACGCCGAACGAGGCGGTTCAGCATGTTGTGGTGTGGGCGGGGGAAGAGGCGCTGGGCTGGGCCAGCCTGACGTACGGCCTGCAGGAGAACCTGCACGCCGCGCACGCCCGGCTCTTGGTCCATCCCGAGCACCGACGCCGTGGCCTGGGCCGCGAGCTGAGCCGGGCTCTGGAGCGCATCGCACGGGCAGAAGGCCGCCGCGTCGTGACCTTTGGCACCACGAGCAGGGTTCCCGCTGGGGAGGCGTTTGCCCGGACCCTGGGCGCCCAGCCCGCCCTGCCCATGCGCCAGAGCGAACTGCGCCTTCAGGAGGTGCCCGAGACACTGCTGGACGCCTGGACGGCCCGCCCCGCGGATGATCCCTACCGCCTGCACGTCTGGCAGCGCGTCCCGGAAGAATTCCTGGCCCGCACTGCCGACATGATGATGGTGATGAACACCGCCCCGCGCGGCGACCTCGACGTCGAGGACTGGACGGTGACCCCTGAGATGATCCGCGCCTGGGAGGACATGATCGCCGAGGCGGGCGAGGTCCGCTTCCTGATGGCCGCCGAGGACACCCGCAGCGGAGAACTCGCCGGGTATACCGAAGTGTTCTGGAGCCCCGAACGGGCCGCGCTGGTGTACCAGGGGGCCACCGCCGTTCGCCCCTCTGCGCGCGGCCAGGGCCTGGGCAAGTGGCTCAAGGCCGCGATGCTGCGCCACATCCGTGCCCACTGCCCGGGCGCGCGCTTTGTGCGCACGAACAATGCGAAGACAAACGCCGCGATGCTGGGCATCAATGTGGCCCTGGGCTTTACCCCCTGGGCGAGCTTCACCGAATGGCAGGTGCGGCTCGACTGA
- the pdxY gene encoding pyridoxal kinase PdxY — protein sequence MTLPLPRNILSIQSWVSYGHVGNAAAVFPLQRLGFEVWAIHTVQFSNHTGYGSWTGAVFPPELVADLLGGIEARGVLSECSAVLSGYMGSEGTVSAVAEAVRRVRGANPAALYCCDPVMGDVGRGVFVRPELPDLIRAQAVPQADIVTPNQFELELLTGRRVTTLQEALDAARMLRGTLRAGGPRIVVVTSLVRVDAPAGVIETLAVTGEGAWLCRTPLLPLDPPRNGTGDAIAALFLGHYLQTGDAGQALSRSMSALFALLDLTHRMGTREIQLVAAQDEYARPSHVFEAERVA from the coding sequence ATGACACTTCCCCTTCCCCGCAACATCCTCAGTATTCAGTCGTGGGTGAGCTACGGGCACGTCGGAAACGCCGCCGCCGTGTTTCCCCTGCAACGCCTGGGGTTCGAGGTCTGGGCGATTCACACCGTCCAGTTTTCTAACCACACCGGCTACGGGTCCTGGACGGGCGCGGTCTTTCCGCCCGAGCTTGTGGCGGACCTGCTGGGCGGCATCGAGGCGCGTGGGGTGCTCTCCGAGTGTTCGGCTGTCCTCAGCGGCTACATGGGCTCTGAGGGGACCGTGAGCGCGGTGGCCGAGGCGGTGCGCCGCGTGCGGGGGGCCAACCCCGCTGCCCTGTACTGCTGTGACCCGGTGATGGGCGACGTGGGGCGCGGCGTCTTTGTGCGCCCCGAACTGCCTGACCTGATCCGGGCCCAGGCGGTGCCCCAGGCGGACATCGTGACGCCCAACCAATTCGAGCTCGAACTCCTGACGGGCCGCCGGGTGACGACCCTTCAGGAGGCGCTGGACGCCGCTCGGATGCTGCGCGGCACGCTGCGGGCGGGCGGGCCCCGGATCGTGGTCGTGACCAGCCTCGTTCGGGTGGACGCGCCCGCCGGGGTGATCGAGACGCTGGCGGTGACGGGGGAGGGCGCGTGGCTGTGCCGCACGCCCCTCCTTCCGCTCGACCCGCCGCGCAACGGGACGGGAGACGCCATCGCCGCCCTCTTCCTGGGGCACTACCTCCAGACCGGGGACGCTGGGCAGGCCCTGAGCCGCAGCATGAGTGCGCTGTTTGCCCTGCTTGACCTCACGCACCGAATGGGGACGCGCGAGATTCAGCTTGTCGCCGCGCAGGACGAGTACGCGCGGCCTAGCCACGTGTTTGAGGCGGAGCGGGTGGCCTAA
- a CDS encoding SDR family oxidoreductase gives MTQPADPSTTFRPDLLAGKHALITGGGSGINLGIAQSFAAHGCAVTILGRNLEKAQNAARGIEAAGGRALGVSADVRDFAALQAAAQAGVEAFGPLDIVICGAAGNFPAPVDGISPNGFKTVVDIDLLGTYNTIKASAPHLRVPGATILSISAYGVPVPLQAHVVAAKAGVDALTQTLAAEWGLRGVRVNAILPGPIDGTEGMARLAPDEETRRQFTETVPLGRFGVPQDIANAALFLVSDAASYVTGVILPVDGGQNMLGGAPQYGMYLRMQQAGEA, from the coding sequence ATGACTCAACCCGCTGACCCTTCGACCACCTTCCGCCCTGACCTGCTCGCGGGCAAGCACGCCCTCATCACCGGGGGTGGCAGCGGCATCAACCTCGGCATCGCGCAGAGCTTTGCGGCCCACGGCTGTGCCGTCACCATCCTGGGCCGCAACCTAGAAAAGGCGCAGAACGCCGCGCGTGGGATTGAGGCGGCGGGGGGAAGGGCGCTGGGCGTCTCGGCCGACGTGCGGGACTTTGCGGCCCTGCAGGCGGCGGCCCAGGCGGGGGTAGAGGCGTTTGGTCCCCTGGACATCGTGATCTGTGGAGCTGCGGGGAACTTTCCGGCTCCGGTCGACGGCATCAGCCCCAATGGGTTCAAGACCGTGGTGGATATCGATCTGCTGGGCACCTACAACACCATCAAGGCGAGTGCGCCGCATCTGCGGGTGCCCGGCGCAACCATTCTCTCCATCAGCGCCTACGGGGTGCCGGTGCCCCTACAGGCGCACGTGGTGGCGGCCAAGGCGGGGGTGGACGCCCTGACGCAAACGCTGGCTGCCGAGTGGGGGCTGCGCGGCGTGCGGGTCAACGCGATTCTTCCCGGTCCGATCGACGGCACCGAGGGGATGGCGCGCCTCGCCCCCGACGAGGAGACCCGGCGGCAATTCACGGAGACGGTGCCGCTCGGCCGCTTCGGCGTGCCGCAGGACATCGCCAATGCGGCCCTCTTCCTGGTATCCGACGCGGCGAGCTACGTCACGGGTGTGATCCTGCCGGTGGACGGCGGTCAGAACATGCTGGGGGGCGCGCCGCAGTACGGGATGTACCTGCGGATGCAGCAGGCTGGGGAAGCCTGA
- a CDS encoding D-alanyl-D-alanine carboxypeptidase/D-alanyl-D-alanine-endopeptidase, whose amino-acid sequence MRRFLPLALACLWLWPGPQAQAPAGSPVVTLQHDPGLSAGVRAALAGLPAGVKVGLLVRDLTTGALLEARGADLPLIPASTTKLVTAASVLVDRGGAEGWWSTELSVPATEVGRARVSHLTLRGSADPTLSVASGANSLRALAQQAFARGLREVGAVRVDETGLDARTWQNTVLGVPMTTVRLAEWQGRPPVTAAEARARVGAALIAELRRAGVRVSSSRVGTAPPFRPSAPPPRTDQRGRPLPPDPFVPVRFRPEQGVASVRSASPFGVLAATLRPSDNLRAEELLATLALRPSGNGTLAGALARERAVLRRLNVDLTGVHLADGSGLSRQNRQTARALVGLLKALHDLPYSRGEGRAVSPAGIYLGRRNAFVEALPQAGTGENVPNHGGRGGTLALRLRGAGLDVRAKTGTLPGVSALAGYVTGKSGHTLAFAILMNGPQETSVLTLRAVQDRVVQAVARAH is encoded by the coding sequence GTGCGCCGCTTTCTCCCCCTTGCGCTCGCCTGCCTGTGGCTGTGGCCAGGACCGCAGGCGCAGGCTCCGGCAGGAAGCCCGGTCGTCACCCTCCAGCACGACCCTGGCCTGAGTGCCGGGGTGCGCGCGGCTCTGGCGGGGTTGCCGGCTGGGGTCAAGGTTGGGCTGCTGGTGCGTGATCTCACGACGGGAGCGCTGCTGGAGGCGCGGGGAGCAGACCTGCCGCTGATTCCGGCAAGCACCACCAAGCTGGTGACGGCGGCTTCGGTCCTTGTGGACCGGGGGGGCGCGGAGGGCTGGTGGAGCACCGAACTCAGCGTGCCGGCGACCGAGGTGGGCCGGGCCCGCGTCTCGCACCTGACCCTGCGGGGCAGCGCGGACCCCACCCTCAGCGTGGCGAGCGGGGCCAACAGCCTGCGCGCGCTGGCCCAACAGGCATTTGCGCGGGGCCTGCGCGAGGTGGGTGCGGTCCGGGTGGACGAGACCGGGTTGGACGCCCGCACCTGGCAGAACACGGTGCTGGGTGTGCCCATGACCACAGTGCGTCTCGCCGAGTGGCAGGGCCGTCCCCCCGTGACCGCCGCCGAGGCCCGGGCGCGAGTGGGGGCGGCCCTGATCGCCGAACTGCGGCGGGCGGGCGTGCGCGTGTCCTCCAGTCGGGTGGGCACCGCGCCCCCCTTCCGGCCCTCCGCGCCGCCCCCCCGCACCGACCAGCGGGGCCGTCCCCTGCCTCCCGACCCCTTTGTCCCCGTTCGCTTTCGTCCGGAGCAGGGGGTAGCGTCGGTGCGCAGCGCGTCGCCCTTCGGGGTGCTCGCCGCCACCCTGCGTCCCAGCGATAATCTCCGCGCCGAGGAGCTGCTGGCCACCCTCGCCCTGCGCCCCAGCGGAAACGGCACCCTCGCCGGGGCGCTGGCCCGCGAACGAGCGGTGCTGCGCCGCCTGAACGTGGACCTAACGGGGGTGCACCTCGCGGACGGCAGCGGCCTGAGCCGACAGAACCGGCAGACCGCTCGCGCCCTGGTGGGCCTCCTGAAAGCCCTGCACGACTTGCCCTATTCGCGGGGGGAGGGGCGTGCCGTGTCCCCCGCAGGAATCTACCTGGGGCGCCGCAACGCCTTTGTGGAGGCGCTGCCCCAGGCCGGGACGGGCGAGAACGTTCCCAATCACGGTGGCCGTGGCGGCACGCTCGCCCTGCGCCTGCGGGGCGCGGGCCTGGACGTGCGCGCAAAGACCGGCACCCTTCCCGGCGTCTCGGCCCTGGCCGGGTACGTGACCGGGAAAAGCGGCCATACCCTCGCCTTTGCCATCCTGATGAACGGGCCGCAGGAGACCTCGGTCCTCACCCTACGCGCGGTGCAGGACCGAGTGGTGCAGGCGGTGGCGCGGGCACACTGA
- a CDS encoding enoyl-CoA hydratase-related protein, translated as MSYESLRLTRSGEVATLTFTHPKGAFGPATWREVPLALAEGEGVRVLIVRGERAFSVGLDLGATVPVIGPALGDPAKFRAVVAEMHAAIEGLAALPIPVIAAIDGWCIGAGLELAAACDLRLCSAAARFSLPEVKLGITADLGGLQRLPGLIGRGRAAHLALTGEPIDALTAERWGLVTEVSPNAEALYARADALAAQLATLPPRALEGTKRILQAGHPHEEGLRQAVDWNAQHLDLSFLAGALRRG; from the coding sequence ATGAGCTATGAGAGCCTGCGCCTCACCCGCTCCGGCGAGGTGGCGACCCTGACCTTTACCCATCCCAAGGGGGCCTTTGGTCCGGCGACGTGGCGTGAGGTGCCGCTGGCCCTTGCCGAAGGAGAAGGAGTCCGCGTCCTGATCGTGCGGGGCGAGCGGGCCTTTAGCGTGGGGCTGGACCTGGGGGCGACCGTTCCGGTGATCGGCCCCGCTCTGGGCGACCCGGCGAAGTTTCGGGCGGTGGTGGCGGAGATGCACGCCGCCATCGAGGGCCTCGCCGCGCTGCCCATCCCCGTGATCGCCGCCATCGACGGTTGGTGTATCGGCGCGGGGCTGGAGCTGGCCGCGGCCTGTGACCTGCGGCTTTGCAGCGCTGCGGCGCGCTTCAGCCTTCCCGAAGTGAAGCTTGGAATCACGGCGGACCTGGGGGGGCTCCAGCGCCTGCCGGGGCTGATTGGCCGGGGCCGCGCGGCGCACCTCGCCCTGACCGGCGAGCCCATCGACGCCCTCACCGCCGAACGCTGGGGCCTGGTGACCGAGGTCAGCCCGAACGCGGAGGCGCTGTACGCCCGTGCGGACGCTCTGGCCGCCCAGCTGGCCACCCTGCCGCCCCGCGCCCTGGAGGGCACCAAGCGGATCCTCCAGGCTGGCCACCCACACGAGGAGGGGCTGCGTCAGGCTGTGGATTGGAATGCGCAGCACCTCGACCTGTCCTTCTTGGCCGGGGCGCTGCGTCGGGGCTGA
- a CDS encoding magnesium transporter CorA family protein, with amino-acid sequence MIRAQTLTGTPLDWTGQTQGVWVDAQAITPEELVRLQAAFPLNRLALEDALERGHWSRAEAYPEHDFITLRSFARPEEGDEFTERLSLFLFPQGVLTLSSTGTRALGEVWKLAGRESVNTPSEIVYELLDRTADTFFALADSLELRVDALEEQVFTSGHENPVADVFALKHRLGQARRLSADAREATALFARHVNGTEADAVRYRDVQDSFTRAASRFETLRDHLTSLLDLHLNLQSQRMNEVMRTLTAVSVIFLPLTFLAGVWGMNFEHMPELPWRYGYAFAWLSFLLIGGLLAYSFKRRRWW; translated from the coding sequence ATGATTCGCGCCCAGACCCTCACCGGCACGCCCCTCGACTGGACTGGGCAGACCCAGGGCGTGTGGGTGGACGCGCAGGCCATCACGCCCGAAGAGCTCGTTCGCTTGCAGGCGGCTTTTCCCCTGAACCGGCTGGCGCTGGAAGACGCTTTGGAACGCGGCCACTGGAGCCGTGCCGAAGCGTACCCAGAGCACGACTTCATCACCCTTCGTTCCTTTGCGCGGCCCGAGGAGGGGGACGAATTCACCGAGCGCCTGAGCCTCTTTCTCTTTCCGCAGGGCGTCTTGACCCTGAGCAGCACGGGAACCCGCGCGCTGGGTGAGGTCTGGAAGCTGGCGGGCCGCGAGAGCGTCAACACGCCATCCGAGATCGTGTACGAGCTGCTCGACCGCACGGCGGACACGTTTTTTGCTCTTGCCGACAGCCTGGAACTGCGGGTAGACGCCTTGGAAGAGCAGGTCTTTACGAGTGGCCACGAGAACCCGGTGGCGGACGTCTTCGCGCTCAAGCACCGGCTGGGCCAGGCGCGGCGGCTGAGTGCGGACGCCCGTGAGGCGACGGCCCTCTTTGCCCGCCACGTGAACGGGACCGAGGCGGACGCGGTGCGCTACCGGGACGTGCAGGACTCCTTTACGCGTGCCGCCAGCCGCTTCGAGACCCTGCGCGATCACCTGACAAGCCTCCTCGACCTGCACCTGAACCTGCAAAGCCAGCGCATGAACGAGGTGATGCGCACCCTCACCGCCGTCAGCGTGATTTTTCTCCCCCTCACCTTTTTGGCCGGGGTGTGGGGCATGAATTTCGAACACATGCCCGAGCTGCCCTGGCGGTACGGCTACGCGTTTGCCTGGCTGAGTTTCCTGCTGATCGGCGGGCTGCTGGCCTATTCCTTCAAGCGGCGGCGGTGGTGGTAG
- a CDS encoding universal stress protein encodes MKFVVACDGSEPSLRALRHAVKLARAAGAQLDLITVIEEPPVSPFVQWAGLDPGYVRGLLERQAREAREAALAVTEGAGVTAHFRTLRGRPVDVLLAAAQEADLLVLGTHGYRGMDRVLLGSVAESLLRRAQVPLLVVP; translated from the coding sequence ATGAAGTTTGTGGTGGCCTGCGACGGCAGTGAACCCAGCCTGCGCGCCCTGCGGCACGCTGTGAAGCTTGCGCGGGCGGCTGGCGCGCAACTTGACCTGATCACGGTGATCGAGGAACCGCCCGTCAGTCCCTTTGTGCAGTGGGCGGGCCTGGACCCCGGGTACGTGCGCGGCCTGCTGGAACGGCAGGCGCGGGAGGCACGGGAGGCAGCACTCGCCGTCACGGAGGGGGCTGGCGTCACCGCCCACTTCCGCACCCTGCGGGGCCGACCGGTTGACGTGCTCCTGGCAGCCGCCCAAGAGGCCGATCTGCTGGTGTTGGGCACCCACGGGTACCGGGGCATGGACCGCGTCCTGCTTGGCAGCGTCGCGGAGAGCCTGCTGCGCCGCGCCCAGGTGCCGCTCCTCGTCGTGCCGTAA
- the xseA gene encoding exodeoxyribonuclease VII large subunit codes for MSRRKKSESTRPPEHFLDLADVLVYVGQVIARGVPGAVWVRAEIAGLTDRRHLYLDLVQLEDGTEVAKCRATVWARERYALEAKFRRATGGALTAGLKVLLLCTAEFHPQYGFSLNVLDVAPEFTLGDAALKLAALRETLMREGVYGLNRALPPPTDFARVAVISPAEAAGLGDFRREVDALEAAGVVEFVYLEATFQGREAAGSLVQAVEQARQAHARAPLDALVVIRGGGAVTDLAWLNDLEVARQLATFPAPVMTGLGHARDDTLLDEVACLRTDTPSKAAARIVRTVAAAAARAQEDTRTIRLHAREVLAEADAAALWALDRVRNAARRQADAAQTATDALMRQALGLTPQRTLARGYALVRDETGRPVTRAAQVRPGEALTLEFADGTARVQGQ; via the coding sequence ATGAGCAGACGCAAGAAGAGCGAGAGCACCCGCCCCCCCGAACACTTCCTCGATCTGGCGGACGTGCTGGTCTACGTGGGACAGGTGATTGCGCGGGGAGTCCCCGGAGCGGTGTGGGTCCGGGCAGAGATCGCTGGTCTGACCGACCGCCGTCACCTCTACCTCGACCTCGTGCAGCTGGAAGACGGCACGGAGGTCGCCAAGTGCCGCGCGACGGTGTGGGCACGGGAACGCTACGCCCTGGAGGCCAAGTTTCGGCGCGCGACGGGCGGAGCGCTCACCGCAGGGCTCAAGGTGCTGCTCTTGTGCACAGCCGAGTTTCATCCGCAGTACGGCTTTTCGCTCAACGTGCTCGACGTCGCCCCCGAATTCACGCTGGGCGACGCGGCCCTCAAGCTCGCAGCCCTGCGGGAAACCCTGATGCGTGAAGGCGTGTACGGCCTGAACCGCGCGCTGCCCCCACCCACCGATTTCGCGCGGGTGGCCGTGATCAGCCCGGCAGAGGCCGCGGGTTTGGGCGACTTCCGGCGCGAGGTGGACGCCCTGGAGGCCGCCGGGGTCGTGGAGTTCGTGTACCTGGAGGCGACTTTCCAGGGCCGGGAGGCCGCCGGGAGCCTCGTGCAGGCGGTCGAGCAGGCGCGGCAGGCGCACGCGCGGGCGCCGCTGGACGCCCTCGTCGTGATTCGGGGCGGGGGGGCCGTGACGGACCTCGCCTGGCTGAACGACCTGGAGGTTGCCCGTCAGCTCGCGACCTTTCCCGCGCCCGTCATGACGGGGCTGGGGCACGCCCGTGATGACACGCTGCTGGACGAGGTCGCCTGTCTGCGCACAGACACGCCCAGCAAAGCCGCCGCACGGATCGTTCGCACGGTCGCCGCCGCCGCCGCGCGAGCACAGGAGGACACCCGCACCATCCGGCTGCACGCTCGGGAGGTGCTTGCCGAGGCGGACGCCGCCGCCCTGTGGGCGCTGGACCGTGTTCGCAACGCCGCCCGCCGACAGGCCGACGCCGCCCAGACAGCGACCGACGCGCTCATGCGCCAGGCTCTCGGCCTCACGCCGCAGCGCACCCTGGCGCGTGGCTACGCCCTGGTGCGCGATGAGACGGGCCGGCCGGTGACCCGCGCCGCCCAGGTGAGACCGGGGGAAGCCCTCACGCTGGAGTTTGCGGACGGAACAGCGAGGGTGCAGGGCCAGTAG
- a CDS encoding CrcB family protein, which yields MTAWLWVMAGGAVGAAARYGLTLALVPLAARLPFPFSLFPLPVLLINVLGSFLLGLTLSLVGRGLWPESVRLAFGTGVLGAFTTFSTFSADVDGLLTRSAGGLAALYVGLSVGLGVLAAVAGRTLGARL from the coding sequence ATGACAGCCTGGCTGTGGGTCATGGCAGGAGGGGCGGTGGGCGCAGCGGCTCGCTACGGGCTCACGCTGGCCCTCGTGCCGCTTGCTGCGCGCCTGCCGTTCCCCTTCTCCTTGTTTCCGTTGCCCGTACTCCTGATCAACGTGCTGGGTTCTTTTCTGCTGGGGTTGACCCTGAGCCTGGTCGGTCGGGGGCTGTGGCCGGAGAGCGTGCGGCTGGCCTTTGGAACGGGCGTGCTGGGAGCGTTTACCACCTTCAGCACCTTCAGTGCGGACGTGGACGGACTGCTGACCCGCAGCGCAGGCGGGCTGGCAGCGCTGTACGTGGGACTGAGCGTGGGACTGGGCGTGCTGGCGGCGGTCGCCGGGCGAACCCTGGGGGCCAGGCTATGA
- a CDS encoding APC family permease translates to MTKSVGTPRRSITPLALMFTCLGSIIGSGWLFGAYNTAKIAGPAAILAWVIGLVMMLAIALTYTELGAMYPESGGMGRYTGYSHGPFAGLLASWANWLSMLVIPPIEAVASVQYMATWSFSWAQRLVEGGTLTPWGLTVATLLLLLYLLLNYWTVALFAKSNTAITLFKLVVPLLTAVCLLGLDFHPENFTAAGGFAPYGWAAILTGVATSGIVFSFNGFQSPINLAGEAQRPGRSVPLAVVGGLLLSGAIYLLLQIGFIGAVDPQSLQAGGWSGLRFESPFAELAVALGLNWLALTLYADAVISPSGTGITYVATSARALEALARSGYLPDWLGRLHPALGVPRNAMLCNLAISLLALFLFPNWEALAAVVSVTCVIGFLTGPVSVVSLRRTAPHARRPLTLPALGLLAPVAFVFASLLVYWSRWPLNGQIMLLVLLGLPIYLTVQARRGWQDTASHLRSGAWLPVYLLALTLLSLLGSREFGGLGLLPYGADMAAVVGLALAFYAWGIRSGDPEAARHGLTATSTDPAAVPEALPGTSR, encoded by the coding sequence ATGACCAAGAGTGTGGGAACGCCGCGGCGCAGCATCACGCCGCTGGCCCTGATGTTCACCTGCCTGGGTTCCATCATCGGCTCGGGCTGGCTGTTTGGAGCCTACAATACCGCCAAGATTGCGGGGCCTGCCGCCATCCTGGCCTGGGTGATCGGCCTGGTGATGATGCTGGCAATCGCCCTCACCTACACCGAACTGGGCGCCATGTACCCCGAGTCCGGCGGCATGGGCCGCTACACCGGCTACTCGCACGGGCCGTTCGCGGGCCTGCTGGCCAGCTGGGCCAACTGGCTGAGCATGCTGGTGATCCCGCCCATCGAGGCGGTGGCAAGCGTGCAGTACATGGCGACCTGGTCCTTTTCCTGGGCCCAGCGACTGGTTGAGGGCGGCACGCTGACTCCCTGGGGTCTGACCGTGGCCACGCTGCTCCTGCTGCTGTACCTGCTGCTGAACTACTGGACCGTGGCCCTTTTTGCCAAGAGCAACACGGCCATCACCCTGTTTAAGCTGGTGGTACCGCTCCTCACCGCTGTCTGCCTGCTGGGCTTGGACTTCCACCCCGAAAACTTCACGGCGGCAGGCGGCTTTGCGCCCTACGGCTGGGCGGCGATTCTGACGGGCGTGGCCACGAGCGGCATCGTCTTTAGCTTCAACGGCTTTCAGTCACCCATCAACCTGGCGGGCGAAGCGCAGCGCCCCGGCCGCAGCGTGCCGCTGGCGGTGGTCGGCGGCCTCCTGCTGTCGGGCGCGATCTATCTCCTGCTGCAGATCGGCTTTATCGGGGCGGTGGACCCGCAAAGCCTCCAGGCAGGCGGCTGGTCGGGCCTGCGGTTCGAGTCACCCTTCGCCGAACTGGCGGTGGCACTCGGCCTGAACTGGCTGGCCCTGACACTGTATGCCGACGCCGTCATCAGCCCCTCGGGAACGGGCATCACCTACGTGGCCACCTCTGCCCGTGCCCTGGAGGCGCTGGCGCGCAGCGGGTACCTGCCGGACTGGCTGGGTCGCCTGCACCCGGCGCTAGGTGTGCCGCGCAACGCCATGCTGTGCAACCTGGCCATCAGCCTTTTGGCGCTCTTCCTCTTTCCCAACTGGGAGGCGCTGGCGGCAGTGGTCAGCGTGACCTGCGTGATCGGTTTTCTCACGGGCCCGGTGAGCGTGGTGAGCCTGCGCCGCACCGCACCGCACGCCCGGCGGCCTCTCACCCTCCCGGCCCTGGGGCTCCTGGCCCCGGTGGCGTTCGTATTCGCTAGCCTCCTGGTGTACTGGAGCCGCTGGCCGCTGAACGGGCAGATCATGCTGCTGGTGCTGCTGGGCCTTCCCATCTACCTGACCGTGCAGGCACGCCGGGGCTGGCAAGACACCGCGTCACACCTGCGCAGCGGCGCCTGGCTGCCGGTGTACCTGCTTGCCCTGACCCTGCTCTCGTTGCTGGGCAGCCGTGAATTCGGCGGGCTGGGCCTGTTGCCGTACGGCGCCGACATGGCCGCTGTCGTGGGGCTGGCCCTCGCCTTTTATGCCTGGGGGATTCGCAGCGGTGACCCGGAGGCAGCTCGCCACGGCCTCACCGCAACGAGCACGGATCCGGCCGCCGTCCCAGAAGCTCTGCCGGGAACGTCCCGGTAG